In Fibrobacter sp. UWB2, the following are encoded in one genomic region:
- the purM gene encoding phosphoribosylformylglycinamidine cyclo-ligase, whose translation MNYADAGVSLARADEAMVGVKKSVRTTFNQGVLGDVGNFGGLFTLNHLGMKDPVLVSSVDGVGTKLKVDIEMGTHELPGQDIVNHCCDDILVQGARPLFFLDYVATGRLEPGVMDKLVAGMAKACRENDLVLIGGETAEMPGFYGPGDYDISGTIVGVVERENIIDGKKIKPGTIILGLPSTGLHTNGYSLARKVLFDVAGYKVDTVVDGMDKSIGEALATPHRSYYPSLIDLCNKKKIQGLAHITGSGYQGNIPRILPDNVDVIIDRTTWDPPMIFKLIQQAGSVEKDEMYSTFNMGMGMLIFIDPADKAEVVAHLEAKGEKWTQIGEVVAGTKQVKFRD comes from the coding sequence ATGAATTACGCAGACGCAGGAGTTTCCTTGGCACGTGCCGACGAGGCAATGGTCGGTGTCAAGAAGTCCGTACGTACCACTTTCAACCAGGGCGTTCTCGGCGACGTGGGCAACTTCGGTGGCCTGTTCACGCTGAACCACCTCGGCATGAAGGACCCTGTCCTCGTGAGCTCCGTCGACGGCGTGGGCACCAAGCTCAAGGTCGATATCGAAATGGGCACGCACGAACTGCCGGGCCAGGACATCGTGAACCACTGCTGTGACGATATCCTCGTTCAGGGCGCACGTCCGCTGTTCTTCCTCGACTACGTGGCTACGGGCCGCTTGGAACCGGGTGTCATGGACAAGCTCGTTGCCGGTATGGCCAAGGCCTGCCGCGAAAACGACCTCGTCTTGATCGGTGGCGAAACTGCTGAAATGCCGGGCTTCTACGGTCCGGGTGACTACGATATCTCCGGTACGATCGTGGGTGTCGTGGAACGCGAAAATATCATTGACGGTAAGAAAATCAAGCCGGGTACGATCATCCTCGGTCTCCCGTCCACGGGTCTCCATACAAACGGCTATTCTCTTGCTCGTAAGGTTCTCTTTGACGTGGCTGGCTACAAGGTCGACACGGTCGTGGACGGCATGGACAAGTCCATCGGCGAAGCTCTTGCCACTCCGCACCGCAGCTACTACCCGAGCCTCATCGACCTCTGCAACAAGAAGAAGATTCAGGGCCTTGCTCACATCACGGGTTCGGGCTACCAGGGCAACATCCCGCGTATCCTCCCGGACAACGTCGACGTGATTATCGACCGCACCACGTGGGATCCTCCGATGATCTTCAAGCTCATCCAGCAGGCAGGCTCTGTCGAAAAGGACGAAATGTACTCCACGTTCAACATGGGCATGGGCATGCTCATCTTCATCGACCCGGCTGACAAGGCTGAAGTCGTTGCTCACCTCGAAGCTAAGGGTGAAAAGTGGACGCAGATCGGTGAAGTCGTCGCCGGCACCAAGCAGGTGAAGTTCCGCGACTAA
- a CDS encoding glycosyl hydrolase family 5 gives MKKLLLSSLIAAGAFSMFSACSDDSSSVPSGPVQSSDVCSTMALSQGGWLLNVGNNSYWFIGENAVVTDTQNNPVGLWDGLGNIFDANGIPLMTGISLHVLQRCEANLVPGGASSSSGTTTKPVSSSSTNSGLGGGSDQSSSSAVGPKTGSSSSVNPAQSSSSVYPTSSATPTSSAVESSSSNGPVKTVGNPEEDIKLYPVPTLKNILGNGTSGWNTRYWDACKPHCSQTSTDGEEGKPKITSQEVYEASHYTARVCNINDIEIPTFTYSKGLERYWVGIQNTPNACQEADPASGGGFTCTDMAPVAVNDTLAYAFVAGSDATTSCGKCFHLQYDGSFHDASASNGAKETHKALKGKHIIVMASNIGHDVKPGQFDLMVPGGGPGIFNALQLQITKPGIEWGATYGGFLTYCQNGEKCGYDGTLDCYQTCVKEMCDAAFGDSKYPNLLRGCHWFADWFMAADNPTYQWEEVDCPQYLIDKYSTTISTSIETKILFQSDWSKYSGGDFITTDACSNTPNAQGEYCDPEQLAADKAKTY, from the coding sequence ATGAAAAAACTTTTACTGAGCTCTTTAATTGCCGCAGGTGCTTTTTCAATGTTCAGCGCCTGCTCTGATGATTCTTCCTCAGTGCCGAGTGGCCCGGTTCAATCTTCAGACGTCTGCTCCACTATGGCGCTCTCTCAGGGCGGCTGGCTTCTCAATGTGGGGAACAACTCTTATTGGTTTATTGGAGAAAATGCTGTTGTAACGGATACCCAGAACAATCCCGTTGGTCTTTGGGATGGTCTTGGCAATATTTTTGATGCGAATGGCATTCCTCTCATGACTGGAATTAGCCTTCATGTCTTGCAGCGCTGCGAAGCGAACCTTGTTCCGGGTGGTGCTAGCAGCTCTAGTGGCACTACTACGAAACCGGTTTCTAGCTCGTCCACTAATTCGGGTTTAGGTGGCGGTTCTGATCAGTCTTCGAGCTCTGCTGTTGGCCCGAAAACGGGTTCCAGCTCCAGTGTTAATCCGGCTCAGTCTAGTTCGTCTGTATATCCGACGTCTAGCGCAACTCCGACTTCTTCTGCTGTTGAAAGCTCCAGCAGCAATGGGCCTGTCAAGACTGTTGGCAATCCCGAAGAAGACATTAAGTTGTACCCTGTGCCAACGCTCAAGAATATTCTTGGCAATGGCACTAGTGGCTGGAATACCCGCTATTGGGACGCCTGTAAGCCTCACTGTTCCCAGACGAGTACCGATGGCGAGGAAGGCAAGCCTAAAATTACTTCTCAGGAAGTTTATGAGGCAAGCCACTACACGGCCCGCGTTTGCAATATTAACGATATTGAAATCCCCACCTTTACCTATAGTAAGGGCTTGGAACGTTACTGGGTAGGTATCCAGAATACCCCGAATGCATGTCAGGAAGCGGATCCTGCATCGGGCGGTGGCTTCACCTGTACCGATATGGCTCCTGTGGCTGTAAATGACACCTTGGCCTACGCCTTCGTTGCCGGCAGCGATGCGACAACCTCATGCGGCAAGTGCTTCCATTTGCAGTATGATGGTTCCTTCCATGATGCTAGTGCAAGCAATGGAGCCAAGGAAACACACAAGGCTCTTAAGGGCAAGCATATTATTGTCATGGCATCCAATATCGGTCATGATGTGAAGCCTGGCCAGTTCGACCTCATGGTACCGGGCGGTGGTCCGGGTATCTTCAATGCTTTGCAGCTTCAGATTACCAAGCCCGGCATTGAATGGGGGGCTACTTATGGCGGCTTCTTGACATACTGCCAGAACGGAGAAAAGTGTGGTTATGATGGAACGCTGGATTGCTACCAGACTTGCGTTAAGGAAATGTGCGACGCTGCCTTTGGTGACTCCAAGTATCCGAACTTGCTCCGTGGTTGTCACTGGTTTGCCGATTGGTTTATGGCAGCCGACAATCCGACCTACCAGTGGGAAGAGGTGGATTGCCCGCAGTACTTGATCGACAAGTACTCTACGACCATCAGCACTTCCATTGAAACCAAGATTTTGTTCCAGTCCGACTGGTCCAAATACTCGGGTGGCGACTTTATCACGACGGATGCATGCAGCAATACTCCCAATGCTCAGGGCGAATACTGCGACCCCGAACAGTTGGCTGCTGACAAGGCGAAGACTTACTAG
- a CDS encoding carboxylesterase family protein, with translation MKISLYLAALLCGVCAFAADGVRYKDRLFETSLPTTVTVAENVPFLDKSYYSELTSLMDMFGVRPMFYMYSEEGVSYKSLEMDIYEPEDDDAENRAMVLVCHGGAFVAGTKTSFDQKAVAYVDSLAARGFVTASLEYRLGVLMSSKLQTFVIDSVDFARTVYKSAQDVNAAIRYLRANAKALRIDTNKIYILGNSAGGLLGLENIYALDEKDFPSYLYEGAQYIKTFSDEQSKYVYDTIPLGGLDRYGPKGVGGVANGVVSLWGAIHDASLLKNSKVPVFLAHGDSDYVIPYKVGYAMTEADKMIRDNVPSKYSSVVNVMHFDVHTPTLYGSYYIDSVLTKNKVYHEFYNPVGYGLKHEFYDATRTGEDGNKIIFADSVKNKAFDFLYRLAIGKISETSELAIPRPAIAKAKSSKIAMGDGNLSFTVVRGKSVAYAMFDLKGKRVLSGRASLGETVVLSRANNGVYYLRVQGETPRRIVIRK, from the coding sequence ATGAAAATCAGCCTGTATTTGGCCGCACTGTTGTGCGGTGTTTGTGCTTTTGCAGCAGATGGTGTTCGCTACAAAGATCGCCTGTTTGAGACTAGTTTGCCGACGACGGTAACTGTTGCCGAAAACGTCCCGTTTTTGGATAAGTCGTACTACAGTGAATTGACATCGTTGATGGATATGTTTGGAGTCCGTCCGATGTTTTACATGTACAGCGAGGAAGGTGTAAGTTACAAGTCGCTAGAGATGGATATCTATGAGCCCGAGGACGACGATGCCGAAAATAGGGCCATGGTGCTAGTTTGTCATGGCGGCGCCTTTGTGGCGGGGACCAAGACTTCTTTTGACCAGAAAGCTGTTGCCTATGTGGACTCTCTTGCGGCGCGCGGTTTTGTGACGGCGTCGCTGGAATATCGTTTGGGTGTTTTGATGTCGAGCAAGTTACAGACTTTTGTCATTGACAGCGTTGATTTTGCTCGTACCGTTTATAAAAGCGCTCAGGATGTGAATGCCGCTATCCGTTATTTGAGGGCGAATGCAAAGGCTCTCCGTATCGATACGAATAAAATATATATACTCGGAAATAGCGCCGGTGGCTTGCTTGGCCTTGAAAACATCTATGCGTTGGACGAAAAGGATTTTCCGAGTTATTTGTATGAGGGGGCGCAGTATATCAAGACATTTTCGGACGAACAAAGTAAGTATGTCTATGACACTATTCCGTTGGGTGGCCTCGACAGGTATGGTCCTAAGGGAGTAGGCGGTGTTGCAAACGGTGTGGTATCGCTTTGGGGTGCTATTCACGATGCTTCGTTACTCAAGAATAGCAAGGTTCCTGTGTTCCTAGCGCATGGTGATTCCGATTATGTGATACCTTATAAGGTAGGCTATGCAATGACCGAGGCCGATAAAATGATACGGGACAATGTTCCGAGCAAGTATAGTTCCGTTGTAAACGTTATGCATTTTGATGTTCACACGCCGACACTTTACGGAAGCTATTACATTGATTCCGTCTTGACTAAGAATAAAGTTTATCATGAATTCTACAATCCCGTGGGTTACGGGTTGAAGCATGAGTTTTACGATGCAACGCGTACAGGTGAAGATGGTAATAAAATCATCTTTGCGGATTCTGTCAAAAATAAAGCCTTCGACTTTTTGTACAGGCTTGCAATAGGGAAGATTAGTGAGACGAGTGAACTTGCGATTCCGCGCCCTGCAATTGCTAAGGCTAAATCTTCGAAGATTGCGATGGGGGATGGAAACCTGAGCTTTACGGTTGTCCGTGGGAAGAGTGTCGCATACGCCATGTTTGACCTGAAGGGAAAACGTGTGCTTTCGGGCCGTGCGTCCTTGGGTGAGACTGTCGTGCTCTCTAGAGCAAATAACGGCGTTTACTACTTGCGTGTCCAGGGCGAAACTCCCCGCCGGATTGTCATTCGCAAGTAG